One stretch of Clupea harengus chromosome 2, Ch_v2.0.2, whole genome shotgun sequence DNA includes these proteins:
- the ppp1r1c gene encoding protein phosphatase 1 regulatory subunit 1C codes for MEPNSPKKIQFSVPLFQSQLDPQASEHIRKRRPTPATLVIYNDPNAADDKQTPSGQGEAPSTQLSPAQRKQSVYTPPTMRELQLVVEQHFQRQEQQQEAGLADSPDTPSPITAQRYGNAASPLWVNHNCPEPNGNDARVSQPLGTQGSPGSSTAAGGIEHQTDAHGACGEEDRDTPHPHPPHPHSIPVSLSRQGLSHLDTLSESEELSAVGAPPRRKDTPYQHQPPFTPGVKQMKTQTQAESPFLEEEEALSDQEEGAAK; via the exons ATGGAGCCCAACAGTCCCAAGAAGATCCAGTTCTCTGTGCCACTGTTCCAGAGCCAGCTGGACCCGCAGGCATCCGAACAT ATCCGAAAGAGAAGACCCACACCCGCCACTCTGGTTATTTACAATGATCCAAACGCAGCAG atgACAAACAGACACCCAGCGGCCAGGGAGAG GCTCCCAGCACACAGCTCTCCCCTGCACAGAGGAAGCAGAGTGTTTACACGCCGCCTACCATGAGag AGCTGCAGCTGGTGGTGGAGCAGCACTTTCAgaggcaggagcagcagcaggaggcggGGCTCGCTGACAGCCCCGACACGCCCAGTCCAATCACGGCGCAACGCTACGGCAATGCCGCGTCCCCACTGTGGGTCAACCACAACTGCCCCGAGCCCAATGGCAATGACGCGCGCGTCAGCCAGCCCCTCGGCACACAGGGCAGTCCAGGCAGCAGCACTGCTGCTGGGG GGATAGAGCATCAGACCGACGCTCATGGAGCATGCGGGGAGGAGGACAGGGacaccccacacccacatccaccccacccccactcgaTCCCTGTCTCGCTGTCACGCCAGGGCCTGTCCCACCTCGACACGCTGTCCGAGTCTGAGGAGCTGTCAGCGGTGGGAGCTCCTCCCCGGCGTAAAGACACGCCCTACCAGCACCAGCCCCCCTTCACCCCAG GAGTGAAGCAgatgaagacacagacacaggccgaGTCGCCCTTccttgaggaggaggaggccctcAGCGACCAGGAAGAAGGCGCCGCAAAGTGA